The bacterium DNA window AGTAATCGGAGATAACAGGTCATTGTTTTCTCTTCACCGATAACCTGATAACCGATAACTTTCTAAACATAGCAAAGCAAACTTAACAAAGCAATAGGTTGTTCACCACCTTATTTTCCTTCCTTTGAGTCCTTTGCGAAATCTTCCTTTGCGCTCTTTGCGATTAAATCTTTATACCTTTAAAAAACTTGAACATCAAGTTTTAGCAAATAATGCAGAATTAAAGCAAATAAAATATATCAACCACAAATTTGTGGTTATGTGTTTCTTTATTTTACAATCTCCACTATCCCTTTAGTTCCATCAACCCTTAAATATTGGCCTGTTTTAATCAATCGAGTTCCAAAGCCTGTGCCTACCACCGCAGGCAAGCCGTATTCCCTGCAGACAATGGCGGCATGACTCATCATCCCACCAACATTAGCCACTACACCTTTTATCCTGGCAAACACAGGCGTCCAGGATGGTGTAGTAATTGGGCAGACCATTATCTCGTCTTCCTGAACATCAGGCAGGTCATCGGTTGAAAGCACTATTCTGGCAATTCCTTCAACTACCCCCGGTGAAGCAGGGTGCCCTCTCAGCAATGCTCCCTCTTTTTGCTCCCCACTCATAGCCTCAAGCCAGGCGTCTATCTTTTCTGAAACAATCCCCCAGAGCATAATGGTAAATGGTTCGGTAATCTTCTCCGGTGGTGGTCCTAAGGCAGGAACAGGCTGCCACCTTTCAAGTGCCTTGATTATTCCCTTCCTCTTTGAGATTATCTTTGGCCAATATTGAGGACCTTTTGGTTTAGAACCAATCCCCCAGGATGAATATAGGTCATAGAGGGCTTGTGAGACTTCATATCTGTTTAAATAAAATATATTATCTTCTTGCGCAAAGAAGCCCCTTTTTGCCAAAATCTTTCCTACCTCACGCATCTTATTCCAGAAGATAGTATGGTGCCAGTGCTCAACATAAAAATTATGCTCCTCAACATAACTAAATACCGTTTTAGCCAGAGAGAATTTTTCCAGGAAAGCCTTTTTATCCTCATTGCTTCTTAACAACGAAAAATACCCCTCTTTTAGTTTCTCTCCTTCTTCTACTATTTTTTCTGTTTCCCTCTCTATATTTTCTCCAGCCTGTAATTTCTTGACATATCCAGCAACGGCTGAAAAGGGAATAGATAAATCATCTATCCAACTTCGGGGTGTATGATAGAACCCTGTGCCAGAGTTGAAATAGAACCAGGGGTCTTTAATCTCTTCCAAACTGTTTAACCATTGTTTACCTGAGTCAGTCCTTTGCAATCTTTCGATGATTGCCTCAGGTATTTGTCCTTCAAGAAATATCTCGGATAGATTGAGTTCTACTGCTAATTTAGATAATCTTCTCAATTCATTATCTGGTCGAAATAAAATAACATCTATACCCGCCACCATCTTAGTAATCGTCTGGTCTGAAATATCAGGGAAAACAC harbors:
- a CDS encoding PEP-utilizing enzyme, with product MSVKKVFPSPFEIETPEGANGWKEMYPYYLLFSEERKELEEERFWFCDTMHWTTPLYPFDIFTAESAISALGRYNTRVWLIPPALGIDIRLLNGFIYLSPLTVDDPEEITERLKDFSQRAGFYYQNWDSLYAKWKEKVTREIEGLKSIAIPDLPEKEDLQKITDAVGISTGFSLLSAYNQLIESMTKIWEYHFEFLNLGYAAFLDFSCFMKGVFPDISDQTITKMVAGIDVILFRPDNELRRLSKLAVELNLSEIFLEGQIPEAIIERLQRTDSGKQWLNSLEEIKDPWFYFNSGTGFYHTPRSWIDDLSIPFSAVAGYVKKLQAGENIERETEKIVEEGEKLKEGYFSLLRSNEDKKAFLEKFSLAKTVFSYVEEHNFYVEHWHHTIFWNKMREVGKILAKRGFFAQEDNIFYLNRYEVSQALYDLYSSWGIGSKPKGPQYWPKIISKRKGIIKALERWQPVPALGPPPEKITEPFTIMLWGIVSEKIDAWLEAMSGEQKEGALLRGHPASPGVVEGIARIVLSTDDLPDVQEDEIMVCPITTPSWTPVFARIKGVVANVGGMMSHAAIVCREYGLPAVVGTGFGTRLIKTGQYLRVDGTKGIVEIVK